In one window of Henckelia pumila isolate YLH828 chromosome 1, ASM3356847v2, whole genome shotgun sequence DNA:
- the LOC140876502 gene encoding uncharacterized protein, with protein sequence MGRTYVVFVGHEPGLYDTWAEASDQVIGYNYVVHDSFESREEAEKVYHAYMVRKSASTIFRNTRNQSSHANPSTRTGAPFRTTGNQSSHAIPSSRTGAPFTGNQSSHAIPISRIGGPFRTTVNQSSHASSSSGTQASFRTTGNQSSHSTFTARTEVNMTKLEEIQQNLDEIKRIVAMVEVNLEALRISKDN encoded by the exons ATG GGAAGAACATACGTTGTATTCGTTGGACATGAGCCAGGTCTTTATGACACATGGGCAGAAGCAAGCGACCAAGTTATTGGATATAACTATGTTGTTCACGATTCCTTCGAAAGTAGAGAGGAGGCAGAAAAAGTTTATCATGCATATATGGTGAGAAAATCTGCATCGACTATATTTCGAAATACAAGAAACCAAAGTTCACATGCAAATCCGAGTACAAGGACTGGAGCACCGTTCCGGACTACAGGGAACCAAAGTTCACATGCAATTCCGAGTTCAAGGACCGGAGCACCCTTTACAGGGAACCAAAGTTCACATGCAATTCCGATTTCAAGAATCGGAGGACCGTTTCGGACTACAGTGAACCAAAGTTCACATGCATCTTCAAGTTCAGGGACTCAAGCATCCTTCCGGACTACAGGAAACCAAAGTTCACATTCAACTTTTACTGCAAGGACTGAAGTGAATATGACTAAGTTGGAGGAAATACAACAGAACCTAGATGAAATCAAGAGGATTGTCGCTATGGTAGAAGTGAATTTGGAAGCACTAAGAATTAGCAAAGATAATTAG